A stretch of Perognathus longimembris pacificus isolate PPM17 chromosome 1, ASM2315922v1, whole genome shotgun sequence DNA encodes these proteins:
- the Kctd7 gene encoding BTB/POZ domain-containing protein KCTD7 isoform X2 encodes MVVVTGREPDIRAPEGAMSSSDAEDDFLEPATPTATQAGPALPLLPQEFPEVVPLNIGGAHFTTCLSTLRRYEDTMLAAMFSGRHYIPTDSEGRYFIDRDGTHFGDVLNFLRSGDLPPRERVRAVHKEAQFYAIGPLLEQLEDMQPLKGEKVRQAFLGLMPYYKEHLERIVEIARLRAVQRKARFAKLKVCVFKEEMPVTPYECPLLSSLRFERGDSDRQRLEHHCEVDVSFGPWEAVADVYDLLHCLVTDLSAQGLTVHHQCIGVCDKHLVNHYYCKRPIYEFKITW; translated from the exons ATGGTGGTAGTCACGGGGCGGGAGCCAGACATCCGTGCGCCCGAGGGTGCCATGTCCAGCTCCGACGCAGAGGACGACTTTCTGGAGCCGGCCACCCCGACGGCCACGCAGGCGGGGCCCGCGCTGCCCCTGCTGCCCCAGGAG TTTCCTGAGGTTGTCCCCCTGAACATTGGAGGGGCACACTTCACCACGTGCCTGTCCACGCTACGGCGCTATGAGGACACCATGCTGGCGGCCATGTTCAGCGGGCGGCACTACATCCCCACAGACTCAGAGGGCCGCTACTTCATTGATCGTGACGGCACCCACTTCGG AGATGTGCTGAACTTCCTGCGCTCAGGAGACCTGCCGCCACGGGAGCGGGTGCGGGCCGTGCACAAGGAGGCACAGTTCTATGCCATCGGTCCCCTCCTGGAGCAGCTGGAAGACATGCAGCCGCTGAAGGGCGAGAAGGTGCGCCAGGCCTTTCTAGGGCTCATGCCCTACTACAAAG AGCATCTGGAGCGGATCGTGGAGATCGCCCGGCTGCGTGCTGTGCAGCGCAAGGCCCGCTTTGCCAAGCTCAAGGTCTGTGTGTTCAAGGAGGAGATGCCAGTCACTCCGTACGAGTGCCCACTCCTCAGCTCCCTGCGCTTTGAGCGCGGTGACAGTGACCGGCAGCGGCTGGAGCACCACTGTGAGGTAGACGTGTCCTTTGGGCCCTGGGAGGCCGTGGCAGATGTGTACGACTTGCTGCACTGCCTGGTCACCGACCTGTCAGCCCAGGGCCTCACGGTGCACCATCAGTGCATTGGCGTGTGTGACAAGCACCTGGTCAACCACTACTACTGCAAGCGCCCCATCTATGAGTTCAAGATTACCTGGTG A
- the Kctd7 gene encoding BTB/POZ domain-containing protein KCTD7 isoform X1, translating to MVVVTGREPDIRAPEGAMSSSDAEDDFLEPATPTATQAGPALPLLPQEFPEVVPLNIGGAHFTTCLSTLRRYEDTMLAAMFSGRHYIPTDSEGRYFIDRDGTHFGDVLNFLRSGDLPPRERVRAVHKEAQFYAIGPLLEQLEDMQPLKGEKVRQAFLGLMPYYKEHLERIVEIARLRAVQRKARFAKLKVCVFKEEMPVTPYECPLLSSLRFERGDSDRQRLEHHCEVDVSFGPWEAVADVYDLLHCLVTDLSAQGLTVHHQCIGVCDKHLVNHYYCKRPIYEFKITWW from the exons ATGGTGGTAGTCACGGGGCGGGAGCCAGACATCCGTGCGCCCGAGGGTGCCATGTCCAGCTCCGACGCAGAGGACGACTTTCTGGAGCCGGCCACCCCGACGGCCACGCAGGCGGGGCCCGCGCTGCCCCTGCTGCCCCAGGAG TTTCCTGAGGTTGTCCCCCTGAACATTGGAGGGGCACACTTCACCACGTGCCTGTCCACGCTACGGCGCTATGAGGACACCATGCTGGCGGCCATGTTCAGCGGGCGGCACTACATCCCCACAGACTCAGAGGGCCGCTACTTCATTGATCGTGACGGCACCCACTTCGG AGATGTGCTGAACTTCCTGCGCTCAGGAGACCTGCCGCCACGGGAGCGGGTGCGGGCCGTGCACAAGGAGGCACAGTTCTATGCCATCGGTCCCCTCCTGGAGCAGCTGGAAGACATGCAGCCGCTGAAGGGCGAGAAGGTGCGCCAGGCCTTTCTAGGGCTCATGCCCTACTACAAAG AGCATCTGGAGCGGATCGTGGAGATCGCCCGGCTGCGTGCTGTGCAGCGCAAGGCCCGCTTTGCCAAGCTCAAGGTCTGTGTGTTCAAGGAGGAGATGCCAGTCACTCCGTACGAGTGCCCACTCCTCAGCTCCCTGCGCTTTGAGCGCGGTGACAGTGACCGGCAGCGGCTGGAGCACCACTGTGAGGTAGACGTGTCCTTTGGGCCCTGGGAGGCCGTGGCAGATGTGTACGACTTGCTGCACTGCCTGGTCACCGACCTGTCAGCCCAGGGCCTCACGGTGCACCATCAGTGCATTGGCGTGTGTGACAAGCACCTGGTCAACCACTACTACTGCAAGCGCCCCATCTATGAGTTCAAGATTACCTGGTGGTGA